The following proteins are co-located in the Shouchella hunanensis genome:
- a CDS encoding O-antigen ligase family protein, producing the protein MHSLNYTLTRRQTLPIYSVMTLYAASAPVAVTSIVQHLIPIPGSVLLTFLALALFLVALFTERQPVSITELNRIGLLVCGAIAIPAIASLIGVAFALVSIQSVEYTAYVNHSLLNRLINLSLYTVLTLVVLIFIRRDVQQTNISLLKGYTIGTFLLALGGIWQFLHFTIGYPMPLFDTRAYVHSVNQDVLFNFRITSFTDEPSFLVPFLLDGLIIGTLIMTRKTYALFASLVILVLLLTFSISGYVNVVVIGLVAMLLLFTRNMIPKKMILTIIGGLFLLITTLFLLLPQAFIALFMPILGRVDGLFDVMHHSRLYMLVFPFVWLFDYSFMNTLFGFGPGSYDFLARTKFLSHQGAVSGTSNNVFVDLLFEHGLLGGLLFTISFIAISFYLWKKRNIHLYYSIALILWIHLGVTSLYRADFASPRFWLIIMIVVGLLELARQKRYLPNHVPNIFQKAKVTSI; encoded by the coding sequence ATGCACTCACTTAACTACACACTCACTCGAAGACAGACTTTACCTATTTATAGCGTCATGACCCTCTATGCCGCTTCTGCTCCCGTTGCTGTTACAAGTATAGTGCAGCATCTCATACCAATACCCGGTTCTGTTTTGCTTACATTTCTAGCGTTAGCGCTGTTCCTAGTAGCGTTGTTTACAGAGCGACAACCGGTTTCCATTACAGAATTGAATCGGATAGGGCTTCTTGTGTGTGGCGCCATTGCGATACCAGCTATTGCTTCGCTCATTGGTGTCGCCTTTGCCTTGGTCTCCATTCAATCTGTCGAATATACAGCGTACGTGAATCATTCTTTACTCAACAGACTGATTAATCTTTCTTTATACACTGTGTTGACACTCGTTGTTCTTATCTTTATTCGTAGAGATGTTCAACAAACGAACATATCCCTTCTAAAAGGCTATACAATCGGAACGTTTCTTCTCGCACTCGGAGGTATCTGGCAGTTTTTACATTTTACGATTGGCTACCCTATGCCCCTGTTCGATACTCGAGCTTATGTACATAGCGTTAACCAAGACGTGCTGTTTAATTTCAGGATCACTTCTTTTACGGACGAACCAAGCTTTCTTGTACCCTTCTTACTAGATGGTCTCATTATCGGAACACTTATCATGACTAGAAAAACATACGCTTTGTTTGCAAGTCTGGTCATTCTCGTTTTACTACTCACTTTTTCAATTAGCGGTTATGTGAATGTTGTCGTCATTGGGCTTGTAGCCATGCTATTGCTGTTTACTAGAAACATGATCCCAAAGAAAATGATTCTAACGATTATAGGCGGTTTGTTTCTACTCATTACTACCTTATTCCTTTTACTACCACAAGCCTTTATAGCCTTATTCATGCCGATTCTTGGCCGGGTTGATGGTCTTTTTGATGTCATGCACCATAGCAGGCTCTACATGCTCGTCTTTCCGTTCGTATGGCTCTTCGACTACTCGTTCATGAATACACTCTTCGGCTTTGGCCCTGGAAGTTACGATTTCCTAGCACGAACGAAATTTCTTAGTCACCAAGGGGCTGTTAGCGGAACGTCAAACAATGTCTTTGTTGATCTCCTCTTTGAACACGGCTTGCTAGGGGGGTTGCTATTCACAATAAGTTTCATTGCAATTTCCTTTTATTTATGGAAAAAGCGCAATATTCACCTTTATTACAGCATCGCATTGATTTTATGGATTCACTTAGGTGTAACAAGCCTATACAGAGCTGATTTTGCCTCACCCCGATTTTGGCTCATCATCATGATCGTTGTTGGTTTACTAGAACTTGCTAGACAGAAACGATACTTACCAAATCACGTACCGAACATTTTTCAGAAAGCGAAGGTGACTTCTATATGA
- a CDS encoding UDP-glucose dehydrogenase family protein, with protein MNVCVIGTGYVGLVTGVCFSSLGHNVVCVDHDLDKINSLRCGVVPIYEPGLKELMNKSTKANNLIFTTDLEEGMNEATIILIAVGTPANKDGSANLTYIKRVALEIGQYVRPGMTIVTKSTVPVGTNKKIKQWVSFSSGHQQFSIASCPEFLREGNAIKDTLEMERAVFGVEDVQAELALRALHKPINPTIIVTTIETAETAKYAANAFLATKISFINEVANVCESVGADVEALARVMGLDHRIGTSFLKAGVGYGGSCFPKDTQAFIRIAAEANYHLQIVPAVERVNHEQRYRLLAKLKKSCPILAGKRIAILGLAFKPHTDDMRAAPALDIIQALLSEQSSTIAYDPVASDQAKRLLPDVVLASSWQEAVKEADAVLILTDWAEFKSIDLEELKVLMRDSVVIDGRNLFHPEEMKQQGFYYDSVGRAQVDGRLAPSPSLTAQTGTH; from the coding sequence ATGAATGTATGTGTAATTGGAACTGGCTATGTAGGCCTTGTCACAGGTGTATGCTTCAGCTCTCTCGGGCACAACGTTGTCTGTGTTGACCACGATCTCGATAAAATTAATAGCTTAAGATGCGGTGTTGTGCCAATTTATGAGCCTGGTTTAAAAGAGCTTATGAATAAAAGCACAAAAGCGAACAACCTTATTTTCACTACCGATTTAGAAGAAGGGATGAACGAAGCAACGATCATACTAATCGCGGTGGGCACACCTGCAAATAAAGATGGATCTGCCAACTTGACGTATATCAAACGCGTGGCATTAGAGATTGGTCAATACGTTCGACCAGGTATGACAATCGTAACAAAAAGTACAGTCCCGGTTGGTACAAATAAAAAGATTAAGCAGTGGGTGTCATTCAGTAGCGGTCACCAACAGTTCTCGATTGCATCATGCCCTGAATTTCTACGAGAAGGGAACGCCATAAAAGACACATTAGAGATGGAGCGTGCTGTTTTTGGTGTAGAAGATGTTCAAGCCGAGCTCGCTTTACGAGCCTTGCATAAACCCATTAATCCCACAATTATCGTGACAACAATTGAAACAGCTGAAACAGCAAAATATGCCGCAAATGCCTTTTTGGCCACAAAGATTAGCTTCATTAATGAAGTAGCAAATGTTTGCGAAAGCGTCGGTGCTGATGTAGAAGCGCTTGCACGAGTTATGGGTCTTGACCACAGAATCGGTACATCCTTCTTAAAAGCCGGGGTAGGCTACGGCGGATCTTGCTTCCCAAAAGATACACAGGCGTTCATTCGAATTGCTGCAGAGGCGAATTATCATTTACAGATTGTTCCTGCTGTCGAACGTGTCAATCACGAACAGCGCTACCGCCTTTTAGCGAAACTTAAAAAAAGCTGCCCCATACTGGCTGGAAAACGAATTGCCATTTTAGGTCTAGCATTTAAGCCACACACCGATGACATGAGAGCTGCTCCTGCACTCGATATTATTCAAGCCTTACTAAGTGAGCAAAGTAGTACGATTGCTTACGATCCCGTTGCATCAGACCAAGCGAAGCGCTTGCTACCAGATGTCGTTCTTGCTTCTTCTTGGCAAGAAGCTGTAAAAGAGGCAGATGCGGTTCTAATTTTAACAGATTGGGCTGAATTCAAATCCATTGATTTAGAAGAGCTAAAGGTACTTATGCGTGATTCTGTTGTTATTGATGGACGGAATTTATTTCATCCTGAAGAAATGAAACAGCAAGGATTTTATTATGATTCTGTCGGTCGAGCACAGGTTGATGGACGTCTCGCACCATCACCTTCATTGACAGCTCAAACTGGAACCCATTAG
- a CDS encoding glycosyltransferase family 2 protein, translating into MKEPLVSIITPVYNCERYLADTIESILSQTYENWELLLINDASQDGSSEIAKHYQSKDHRIHLFHLSSNSGAAVARNLGLTRATGKYVAFLDGDDLWKPQKLARQVHFMEKNNYLFTFTSYRIMREDGRERHKVVPAPKQVSYDKLLSNTIIGCLTVMINQEALGKLQMPTIRTRQDLMLWLAILKKGHIAYGMNEELAAYRKVGGSISSNKWKAAKQNWHIYRKHEALPLLKCCFIFCSYAWNGVKKL; encoded by the coding sequence GTGAAGGAACCACTCGTATCCATTATTACGCCCGTCTATAACTGTGAGCGTTATTTAGCAGATACCATTGAGTCCATACTAAGCCAAACGTACGAAAATTGGGAATTATTGCTCATTAATGATGCTTCTCAAGACGGAAGTAGTGAGATAGCCAAACACTATCAATCTAAGGACCATCGGATTCACCTTTTTCACTTGTCCAGCAATAGCGGCGCGGCTGTCGCTCGTAATCTAGGCTTAACACGTGCTACAGGCAAATATGTCGCATTCCTTGATGGAGATGACCTGTGGAAACCGCAAAAATTAGCTCGTCAAGTACACTTTATGGAAAAAAACAACTACCTTTTTACGTTTACAAGCTATCGAATTATGCGCGAAGATGGCCGGGAGCGACATAAGGTTGTACCTGCTCCTAAACAAGTATCGTATGACAAACTGCTATCAAACACGATTATCGGTTGTTTAACTGTCATGATTAATCAAGAAGCGTTAGGCAAGCTACAAATGCCAACCATTCGAACAAGACAAGACCTTATGTTATGGCTAGCTATCTTAAAAAAAGGCCATATCGCCTATGGTATGAACGAAGAACTTGCAGCCTATCGTAAAGTTGGCGGATCCATTTCAAGTAATAAGTGGAAAGCGGCTAAACAAAACTGGCACATATACCGCAAGCATGAGGCACTGCCACTACTTAAATGCTGTTTTATTTTTTGCAGCTATGCGTGGAACGGTGTAAAGAAACTATAA
- a CDS encoding glycosyltransferase family 4 protein, whose product MDSFIIASLISFISTILVTPFMIRIAHRFGFVDKPNERKVHRTAMPRIGGVAFIIGTLAGMLFLTDLFEADVRTTFFILLGSVPLLIVGLLDDRFILKARYKLVAQLLTALIVVSSGLTIEFISIPFGDRLDFGILSTVITVFWLVAIMNSINLIDGLDGLAAGVSIIALATMLVLATGNPAAYGLVFAFGVPLIGSVSGFLFYNFHPAKLFMGDTGSLFLGYMIAVLSIVGLFKSVTMISLIIPLLILGVPIMDTFFAIIRRKLNHQNIGSPDKGHLHHCLLKKGYGHRQVVLTIYGVSILFACAALLMSMSNLWLSLLLLLIVTVLIQLFAEIIGLIGEKRQPLLNLIRRRFKRKHPKMVMRSK is encoded by the coding sequence ATGGACTCGTTCATTATTGCATCCCTAATTAGCTTTATCTCCACTATTCTTGTCACACCCTTCATGATTCGTATTGCGCACAGGTTCGGTTTTGTCGATAAACCGAACGAACGAAAAGTACATCGAACTGCCATGCCACGTATCGGTGGTGTTGCTTTTATCATTGGTACGCTTGCTGGCATGCTCTTTTTAACGGATCTTTTTGAAGCCGACGTTCGCACAACATTCTTTATTCTACTTGGCTCTGTTCCGTTACTAATCGTCGGCTTACTAGACGATCGTTTTATTCTAAAAGCAAGGTATAAACTAGTAGCACAATTACTAACTGCACTAATCGTTGTTAGCTCTGGTTTAACCATTGAATTTATATCCATTCCATTTGGTGACCGGCTAGACTTTGGTATTCTTAGCACCGTCATCACGGTTTTTTGGCTCGTAGCCATTATGAATTCGATTAACTTGATTGATGGACTTGATGGGCTAGCAGCTGGTGTAAGTATTATTGCCTTAGCAACAATGCTTGTTTTAGCGACAGGCAATCCTGCTGCATATGGGTTAGTCTTCGCATTTGGTGTACCCTTAATCGGTAGCGTCAGTGGTTTTCTCTTCTACAACTTTCATCCTGCAAAACTATTTATGGGGGATACTGGCTCTTTGTTTCTCGGCTATATGATTGCCGTTCTATCAATTGTCGGGTTGTTTAAAAGCGTGACGATGATTAGTTTGATCATCCCACTCCTCATTCTTGGTGTTCCTATTATGGATACGTTCTTTGCGATTATACGTAGGAAGCTCAATCATCAAAACATCGGTTCTCCTGACAAAGGCCATCTCCACCATTGCCTATTAAAAAAAGGATACGGCCATCGGCAAGTCGTTTTAACCATTTATGGAGTTAGCATCCTCTTTGCTTGTGCGGCACTCTTAATGTCCATGTCTAATTTATGGCTTTCCCTTCTACTCCTATTGATCGTCACTGTGCTGATCCAGCTTTTCGCAGAAATCATTGGCTTAATTGGGGAGAAACGCCAACCATTATTAAACTTAATAAGGCGGCGATTCAAACGAAAACACCCAAAAATGGTCATGCGAAGTAAGTGA